The proteins below are encoded in one region of Sphingopyxis sp. YR583:
- a CDS encoding tetratricopeptide repeat protein, which produces MAATLAACGQSEAAAAKDAAEAQSLLDQRRFAEARLAIKEAIATRDDEPEFHILRGRIELAAGSVSGAYDAYSDAISLDPANREALQAVSQLGLQTGHFRESLQATDAILSLAPDEPNALLVRGLHAVIRSRFDEADAFADRILKQDASNEGGVILKARVAVRKGAPQRALEVLQGYGTLKPNTLGVVMTRLEIYRVIRDAAGMRAQFSLLRNLAPENREIKMDEANFAFKDGRPADANSVMIALLADPKLPEEQIPLILAIWREYAAAGPGDAGLAKVASTGTPAARLAAAEFLVDRQRLAGARSLLDGLPQGQRQAVDAAIELREGRMREALSAADEVLRSDETHCLALTVQAESLLKRKDFPGALRAAQVAVSQCPGQTRAWGLAADAYAGREDMENARRMWRQGVRANSQDSSMSKSYVEWLLVHRQEREALAVARRLTHEAPALLGGWQLYRNICLRLQQDCARAAQAGFENASTLYGIDLLPGQAPPNGLFGRIITR; this is translated from the coding sequence ATGGCCGCCACGCTCGCGGCCTGCGGTCAGTCAGAAGCGGCCGCCGCGAAAGATGCCGCGGAGGCGCAGTCCCTGCTCGACCAGCGCCGCTTTGCCGAGGCCCGCCTGGCGATAAAGGAAGCGATCGCGACACGCGATGACGAACCGGAATTCCATATCCTTCGAGGACGGATCGAGCTCGCCGCGGGTTCGGTCTCTGGCGCCTATGACGCATATAGCGACGCCATATCGCTCGATCCGGCAAACAGGGAAGCGCTCCAGGCTGTTTCGCAATTGGGCCTGCAAACAGGCCATTTTCGCGAGTCGCTGCAGGCCACCGACGCCATCTTGTCGCTTGCTCCCGATGAGCCGAATGCCCTTCTTGTGCGCGGCCTTCACGCTGTCATTCGCAGTCGTTTCGATGAGGCGGACGCATTTGCCGACAGAATATTGAAGCAGGATGCCAGCAACGAAGGCGGTGTCATTCTGAAAGCGCGGGTCGCGGTGCGCAAGGGCGCGCCTCAACGCGCGCTCGAGGTTCTTCAAGGCTACGGAACCTTGAAACCCAACACCCTCGGCGTCGTCATGACCCGGCTCGAAATTTATCGGGTGATACGCGATGCGGCAGGGATGAGAGCCCAATTTTCTCTTTTGCGCAATCTTGCGCCCGAAAATCGCGAAATAAAGATGGATGAGGCAAATTTCGCGTTCAAGGACGGGCGACCGGCCGACGCCAATTCCGTGATGATTGCATTGCTGGCCGACCCGAAGTTGCCCGAAGAGCAGATACCTCTGATTCTGGCAATCTGGCGAGAATATGCGGCTGCAGGCCCCGGCGATGCAGGCCTCGCAAAAGTGGCGTCGACCGGGACCCCGGCGGCGCGTCTCGCGGCGGCCGAGTTTCTGGTGGACCGGCAGCGCTTAGCTGGCGCGCGCAGCCTGCTCGATGGCCTTCCTCAGGGGCAGCGGCAAGCGGTCGACGCCGCGATCGAGCTTCGCGAAGGGCGGATGCGCGAGGCATTGAGCGCAGCCGACGAAGTCCTTCGCAGCGATGAAACACATTGTCTGGCGCTAACCGTTCAAGCGGAAAGCCTCCTGAAACGAAAAGATTTTCCGGGCGCGCTTCGCGCTGCGCAAGTGGCTGTGAGCCAGTGCCCGGGGCAGACGAGGGCCTGGGGACTGGCTGCCGATGCTTACGCCGGTCGCGAGGACATGGAAAATGCACGGCGTATGTGGCGGCAAGGCGTTCGCGCCAACTCGCAGGATTCGTCAATGTCGAAGTCCTATGTCGAGTGGCTGCTAGTGCACCGCCAGGAACGAGAGGCGCTTGCCGTCGCTCGCCGGCTTACCCACGAAGCGCCGGCGCTCCTTGGTGGATGGCAGCTTTACCGCAACATCTGCCTTCGCCTGCAGCAAGATTGTGCGCGAGCGGCCCAGGCTGGCTTCGAAAACGCGTCAACGCTTTACGGGATCGATCTTTTGCCGGGCCAGGCACCTCCCAATGGGCTTTTTGGCAGGATAATAACGCGGTGA
- a CDS encoding CAP domain-containing protein: MQRLIKTAGKIAFLAAAAALLTGAQTRLGGLNDRLLASHNRERALAGVPALRWNDELAGRAQAWADHLSKTGKFEHSPNIPGRPLEGENIWGGTSGAFMPESMVELWIDEKKDFIPGVFPANSRTGRPQDVSHYTQLIWGRSGEVGCGLSRLGAEEILVCRYSEPGNVKGRDPFGRPWSKNFASAETGQSTFRDPLARSAAGFSAVSSALIEGVTAGPESGVASPLVKAPRPSSAIIRDAGRVTSEYGRGSTGFIPKSVIPAICGWSASNCSWLTD; this comes from the coding sequence ATGCAACGGCTCATCAAGACGGCGGGCAAAATTGCGTTTCTTGCAGCGGCTGCCGCACTTCTGACGGGTGCGCAGACGAGGCTTGGCGGCCTGAACGACCGGCTTCTTGCGAGCCACAACCGCGAACGCGCGCTCGCTGGTGTTCCTGCGCTTCGCTGGAATGATGAGCTGGCCGGCCGGGCACAGGCTTGGGCCGATCATCTCTCGAAAACCGGAAAATTCGAACATTCACCCAATATCCCGGGTCGTCCGCTCGAGGGCGAGAATATCTGGGGTGGAACGAGCGGCGCGTTCATGCCCGAATCCATGGTCGAATTATGGATCGACGAGAAGAAGGATTTCATCCCCGGCGTATTTCCGGCGAACAGCCGCACTGGCCGCCCTCAGGACGTCTCGCATTACACCCAGTTGATCTGGGGCCGTTCAGGAGAGGTCGGTTGCGGGCTCAGCCGCCTCGGTGCCGAGGAAATCCTCGTTTGCCGCTATAGCGAGCCCGGCAATGTGAAGGGCCGCGACCCATTCGGCCGTCCGTGGAGCAAAAATTTCGCCTCCGCCGAAACAGGTCAATCAACCTTCAGAGACCCTTTAGCCAGATCGGCCGCGGGCTTCTCGGCCGTTTCATCGGCCCTGATAGAAGGGGTGACTGCCGGCCCAGAAAGCGGGGTCGCCTCGCCTCTTGTTAAAGCCCCTCGCCCCTCGTCGGCAATTATTCGCGATGCCGGCAGAGTGACGTCAGAATATGGGAGAGGTTCCACGGGGTTCATTCCCAAGTCGGTCATTCCGGCCATCTGCGGCTGGTCGGCGAGCAACTGTTCCTGGCTGACTGACTGA
- a CDS encoding UDP-glucuronic acid decarboxylase family protein has protein sequence MAREYFSARRVLVTGGAGFVGSHLIDRLIAAGDEVLCVDNLFTGAKANVAHLHGHPRFEFLRHDICLPLFVEVDAIFNLACPASPIHYQHDPVQTTKVSVIGSINMLGLAKRIKVPILQASTSEVYGDPTQHPQTESYWGNVNPIGLRSCYDEGKRCAETLFFDYHRQHGLDVKVARIFNTYGPRMHPADGRVVSNFIMQALRGDDITIFGDGSQTRSFCYVDDLVEGLLRLMDSRDGFTGPVNIGNPVEFTIRELAELVIEMTGAGSKLVQLPLPSDDPTQRKPDISLARSELDWEPSIALRDGLAKTIDYFRRLSN, from the coding sequence ATGGCGCGCGAGTATTTTTCGGCCCGCAGGGTTCTTGTTACCGGGGGTGCCGGCTTTGTTGGATCCCATCTTATCGATCGGCTGATAGCGGCCGGCGACGAGGTGCTCTGCGTCGACAATCTGTTCACCGGCGCGAAGGCCAATGTGGCCCATTTGCACGGCCATCCGCGCTTCGAATTCTTGCGGCACGATATCTGCCTGCCCCTGTTTGTCGAGGTCGACGCGATCTTCAATCTCGCATGCCCTGCATCGCCCATTCACTACCAGCACGACCCGGTGCAAACAACGAAGGTTTCGGTCATCGGGTCGATCAACATGCTCGGGCTCGCGAAACGCATCAAGGTACCAATCCTTCAGGCCTCAACCAGTGAGGTCTACGGGGATCCGACACAGCATCCGCAAACCGAAAGCTATTGGGGAAACGTGAACCCGATCGGCTTGCGCAGCTGTTATGACGAGGGCAAGCGCTGCGCCGAGACCCTCTTTTTCGACTATCATCGTCAACACGGCCTCGACGTGAAGGTCGCGAGAATCTTCAACACCTATGGCCCGCGCATGCATCCGGCCGACGGCCGCGTGGTGTCGAACTTCATCATGCAGGCGCTACGCGGCGACGACATTACCATTTTCGGCGATGGTTCGCAGACGCGCAGCTTCTGCTACGTCGACGATCTGGTGGAAGGCCTGCTTCGCCTCATGGATTCCCGGGACGGGTTTACCGGGCCGGTCAATATCGGGAATCCGGTCGAATTCACGATCCGAGAATTGGCGGAACTGGTGATCGAGATGACCGGGGCCGGCTCGAAGCTTGTTCAATTGCCCTTGCCGTCCGATGATCCGACACAGCGTAAACCCGATATCTCCCTTGCGAGGAGCGAACTGGACTGGGAACCTTCGATCGCGCTGCGCGACGGTCTTGCGAAGACGATCGACTATTTCCGTCGATTATCCAACTGA
- a CDS encoding SurA N-terminal domain-containing protein has translation MNRTISIALTLATLSVAGCGKEATGQVAAVVNGEEITLQEINAELGSTAIPDGVDKKAVQQAALQRIVERRLLAQAARDDELDKTPDYLLRERQLRDALLVQLMGQRAERSLKVPEQQEIDKFIADNPVMFGNRKQLMVDRIQFALPKNPDQLKALEDDHSMDAVAARLQQMGIEFRRDNTQVDSAALGQQRLQQIQALPAGEPFVIPENGVVTVGVITGERAEPVSPANARPIAVQAIRNKQLTDTIQQRLKQSRAAAEIEYQPGFAPAANSPASASKK, from the coding sequence TTGAACCGCACTATCAGCATTGCATTGACCCTTGCGACCCTCTCGGTGGCGGGATGCGGAAAAGAAGCGACGGGCCAAGTCGCGGCGGTCGTCAATGGCGAAGAGATCACGTTGCAGGAAATCAACGCGGAGCTTGGCAGTACGGCCATTCCCGACGGCGTTGACAAGAAGGCCGTGCAACAGGCCGCGCTCCAGCGGATCGTCGAGCGCCGGTTGCTCGCGCAGGCTGCGCGCGATGACGAGCTCGACAAGACGCCGGATTATCTTTTACGCGAACGCCAGCTGCGCGATGCGCTCCTCGTCCAACTTATGGGACAGCGTGCCGAGCGCTCTCTCAAGGTGCCCGAGCAGCAGGAAATCGACAAATTCATTGCGGACAATCCCGTCATGTTCGGCAATCGCAAGCAGCTCATGGTCGACCGCATTCAGTTCGCGCTGCCCAAGAATCCGGATCAGCTGAAGGCGCTCGAGGATGATCATTCGATGGATGCGGTCGCGGCGCGACTTCAGCAGATGGGTATCGAGTTCCGCCGCGACAATACGCAAGTGGATTCCGCGGCACTCGGCCAGCAACGCCTTCAGCAGATCCAAGCCCTGCCGGCCGGCGAACCGTTCGTGATTCCGGAAAATGGCGTTGTGACCGTCGGCGTTATAACCGGCGAACGCGCCGAACCGGTTTCGCCGGCCAACGCGAGACCGATCGCGGTCCAGGCTATTCGCAACAAGCAGCTTACCGATACGATCCAGCAGCGGCTGAAGCAGAGCCGGGCCGCAGCGGAGATCGAATATCAACCGGGGTTTGCCCCTGCGGCCAATTCCCCGGCTTCAGCCTCCAAAAAATAA
- a CDS encoding glycosyltransferase family 4 protein has product MNLLFALPGFHRYDRGAEVALLAVADAIARGGDAVTVMGSGSSRTDAAYQFRTVPSVRRERFERFPKFPPLRSETAWEDASFVPGLLNAYRPADYDAVVTCSFPFTHWALRRPSRNKPLQIFVTQNGDWPAFASNSEYRSFQCDGLVCTNPDYLERNRDQWDCALIPNGVDLSRFRPGAAERARFGLPEDRPIILMVSAFIETKRVLDGIRAVAQLDDAFLVVAGDGPLRDEGQALADRLLPGRFKRLSLAAADMPALYRSSDAFLHLSLLESFGNVFVEAWASGLPVVGHDSERLRWILGSGAEFLCDTKDSNALIAMLGTALARGPVRAEPPEGIKRFAWSTIADQYRDFIASLLAARASVG; this is encoded by the coding sequence ATGAACCTCTTATTCGCGCTGCCCGGCTTTCATCGATACGACCGGGGTGCGGAGGTTGCCCTGCTCGCGGTTGCCGATGCAATCGCTAGGGGCGGCGACGCCGTCACGGTCATGGGTTCGGGCTCGAGCAGGACCGATGCAGCTTACCAATTCCGCACCGTGCCTTCGGTGCGCAGGGAAAGGTTCGAGCGCTTTCCCAAATTCCCTCCGCTTCGCAGCGAGACGGCGTGGGAAGATGCCAGTTTTGTGCCCGGCCTGCTCAACGCCTACCGCCCGGCTGACTATGACGCAGTCGTAACCTGCTCCTTTCCCTTCACCCATTGGGCGCTGCGGCGGCCATCGCGAAACAAGCCTCTGCAAATCTTCGTGACACAGAATGGGGACTGGCCCGCCTTTGCCTCAAACTCCGAATATCGCAGTTTCCAGTGCGACGGGCTTGTCTGCACCAATCCGGATTATCTTGAGCGCAATCGCGACCAGTGGGATTGCGCGTTGATACCCAATGGTGTCGATCTTTCCCGTTTCCGTCCAGGGGCAGCCGAGCGTGCCCGTTTCGGTTTGCCCGAGGATCGCCCGATCATTCTGATGGTGAGCGCCTTTATCGAAACAAAGCGCGTCCTCGATGGCATTCGGGCGGTCGCACAGCTTGACGATGCGTTTCTCGTCGTTGCCGGAGACGGCCCCCTGCGTGATGAAGGCCAGGCACTCGCGGACAGGTTGCTACCGGGACGATTCAAGCGACTGAGCCTCGCCGCAGCCGACATGCCGGCGCTGTACCGCTCGTCGGACGCCTTCCTTCACCTTTCGCTTCTGGAATCCTTCGGCAATGTTTTTGTCGAAGCATGGGCAAGCGGGCTGCCGGTCGTCGGCCATGACAGCGAGCGCCTGCGTTGGATTCTGGGCTCTGGCGCGGAATTTCTCTGCGACACTAAAGACAGCAACGCGCTGATTGCGATGCTTGGCACCGCGTTGGCAAGGGGGCCCGTGCGTGCTGAGCCGCCCGAAGGAATAAAGCGGTTTGCCTGGTCCACGATAGCGGATCAATATCGCGATTTCATCGCCAGCTTGCTCGCCGCTCGCGCGTCAGTTGGATAA
- the epsI gene encoding exosortase-associated protein EpsI, V-type produces the protein MADHGESRKIANLAVSRRNMLLGAVLGGASAIAFFRQPAIANPVVAEKVFESWVPEHFGSWKSVSQSGVVLPPPDTLRDRLYDNLVTRVYTAADRPPVMLLLAYNNAQDGVLQVHRPEFCYPVGGFVLSDTRDIMLEVRGKDVPANFFTATAPNRVEQVAYFTRLGASYPRKWSEQRAAVIRANLAGDIPDGMMMRVSALGIDRQEAQPLLAGFSREFIEHSNPRMQRLLLGPDSKG, from the coding sequence ATGGCTGATCATGGGGAATCTCGCAAAATCGCCAATCTCGCCGTCTCCCGGCGCAACATGCTTTTGGGCGCGGTTCTTGGCGGCGCATCGGCGATAGCATTCTTTCGTCAGCCGGCCATCGCCAACCCGGTCGTTGCGGAGAAAGTCTTCGAGAGCTGGGTTCCCGAGCACTTTGGCAGTTGGAAGTCGGTATCGCAAAGCGGTGTCGTGCTTCCACCTCCCGACACGCTTCGCGATCGCCTCTACGACAATCTCGTCACCCGTGTTTATACAGCGGCGGATCGGCCGCCGGTGATGCTGCTACTGGCGTATAACAATGCGCAGGATGGCGTCCTACAGGTACACCGTCCGGAATTTTGCTATCCCGTCGGAGGATTTGTGCTCAGCGACACCCGCGACATCATGCTCGAGGTGCGCGGCAAGGACGTTCCCGCGAACTTCTTTACGGCGACGGCACCGAACCGTGTGGAGCAAGTGGCCTATTTCACGCGCCTCGGCGCATCCTATCCACGCAAGTGGAGCGAGCAGCGAGCTGCCGTTATTCGCGCCAATCTTGCGGGCGATATTCCCGATGGGATGATGATGCGCGTCTCGGCGCTTGGTATCGACCGGCAGGAAGCGCAGCCATTGCTCGCCGGCTTCTCCCGTGAATTCATCGAACACTCAAACCCTCGAATGCAGCGCCTGCTGCTCGGACCAGATTCGAAAGGATAA
- a CDS encoding L,D-transpeptidase family protein has protein sequence MRRGLIAALLIALAAIGGVIIGNNTIADPAAPQPPVTIATERANSPFIENGRETLTSAQLLTATRAGVLPSGTKSLLATTGRMRHGEYKWDEKGVAPGKVTIWVDLRTQLISVFRGGHEIGTSVIVYGADTMQSPIGIFPILSKHRDYHSRTYDAPMPYSLFITNTGVALHGSPMSSRRATHGCIGLPVDFARLLFAAANQGDEVQITRSNANPLRASRREAR, from the coding sequence ATGCGGCGCGGCCTGATTGCAGCGCTGCTGATTGCCCTGGCTGCGATCGGCGGAGTTATCATCGGGAACAACACGATAGCCGATCCCGCGGCGCCCCAGCCTCCCGTTACCATCGCCACTGAACGGGCCAATTCGCCATTCATTGAGAATGGCAGAGAGACTCTCACATCAGCTCAACTTTTGACCGCAACGCGGGCCGGCGTTCTCCCTTCTGGAACAAAGTCGCTTTTGGCGACGACGGGCAGGATGCGGCATGGGGAATATAAATGGGACGAAAAAGGCGTCGCACCGGGCAAGGTCACCATTTGGGTGGATTTGCGGACCCAGCTCATCTCGGTCTTTCGCGGTGGGCACGAGATCGGAACGTCGGTGATCGTCTATGGGGCCGACACGATGCAATCGCCCATCGGCATCTTTCCCATCCTCTCAAAGCACCGCGACTATCACTCCCGCACATATGACGCGCCCATGCCATATTCGCTGTTCATCACAAACACGGGCGTCGCCTTGCACGGTAGCCCGATGTCGAGCCGGCGCGCCACCCACGGCTGCATAGGCCTACCGGTGGATTTCGCGCGGCTTCTGTTCGCGGCGGCAAATCAGGGCGACGAAGTTCAGATTACGCGATCGAACGCCAATCCGCTGCGAGCGAGCCGCCGCGAAGCTCGCTAA
- a CDS encoding glycosyltransferase family 2 protein, which translates to MIVLIAWLIALPLSLSLLYLGTEILFGLRPLRGQPGGAQPTPVRIAILVPAHNEAAGIAATVLALESAAPGAETLVVADNCTDETAALAAQAGAKVAERSDPDRRGKGYALAFGRDALSHDPPAAVIIVDADCRLGDGSASRLAAQAIASGRPVQSANLLVSAEKPAPLVAVSNFAMLIKNLVRARGLLRLGGGAMLFGTGMAFSWPLFARLPLATGDVVEDLSLGLWLAKKGIKVGMDDEALVTSAPASLESSRAQRSRWEHGFLRTAAKQGLPLFLRGLAKASRNLMTLGAHLMVPPLALLMLLSSIAIAALVVIAAISETWVPAIFAGTAFAYACTLLTVAWWRYGRAMLPFAALLRVPLYIVWKIPIYLGLFTRSQTHWNRTKREGEQR; encoded by the coding sequence ATGATCGTCTTAATTGCGTGGCTGATCGCGCTCCCCTTGTCCCTTTCTCTCCTATATCTCGGCACCGAAATCCTTTTCGGACTGCGCCCTCTTCGCGGCCAGCCCGGCGGGGCGCAGCCCACGCCCGTGCGGATCGCCATCCTTGTCCCCGCTCATAACGAAGCCGCCGGAATAGCGGCAACGGTTCTGGCGCTTGAAAGCGCCGCACCCGGCGCGGAAACATTGGTCGTTGCGGACAATTGCACCGATGAGACCGCGGCGCTTGCCGCGCAGGCGGGCGCAAAGGTCGCGGAACGAAGCGATCCCGATCGCCGTGGCAAGGGCTACGCGCTCGCCTTCGGGCGGGATGCACTTTCTCACGATCCCCCTGCGGCCGTTATAATCGTCGATGCCGATTGCCGGCTCGGCGATGGCAGCGCCTCGAGACTTGCAGCGCAAGCGATCGCAAGCGGCCGGCCGGTCCAGTCGGCGAACCTGCTGGTCTCGGCCGAAAAGCCCGCGCCGCTCGTCGCGGTCTCGAATTTCGCAATGTTGATCAAAAACCTTGTACGCGCCCGCGGCCTCCTGCGGCTCGGCGGCGGAGCCATGTTGTTCGGAACGGGCATGGCGTTCAGTTGGCCGCTGTTCGCGCGCCTTCCGCTCGCGACGGGCGATGTGGTCGAAGATTTGAGCCTAGGCCTCTGGCTCGCAAAAAAGGGGATCAAGGTCGGCATGGACGACGAAGCACTGGTAACGAGTGCCCCTGCTTCATTGGAAAGCAGCAGAGCACAGCGGAGCCGGTGGGAGCATGGGTTCTTGCGCACGGCTGCCAAACAAGGCTTGCCCCTGTTCTTGCGCGGGCTTGCGAAAGCATCGCGCAACCTGATGACGCTCGGCGCGCATCTGATGGTCCCGCCGCTCGCGCTCCTGATGCTTCTTTCGTCGATCGCCATCGCGGCCCTGGTCGTCATCGCTGCCATATCGGAGACATGGGTGCCTGCCATTTTTGCAGGAACGGCATTCGCCTATGCCTGCACGCTGCTGACGGTCGCATGGTGGAGATACGGCCGCGCGATGTTGCCATTCGCTGCCCTGCTTCGCGTTCCGCTCTATATTGTCTGGAAGATTCCGATCTATCTTGGATTATTTACTCGCAGCCAGACACACTGGAACCGGACGAAGCGCGAGGGAGAGCAGCGTTGA
- a CDS encoding PEPxxWA-CTERM sorting domain-containing protein — protein sequence MNDYLQIPDLQVRIALGNRRVLPVDPLYLSGTLATFPTKQKSSLNVIFAVARGVTVIKTFLGSRMRVGATAVALLLLATMSMTIPALSGDGGTLLAQTTDALDRFVGRSPGERSETDLLKGKVRKGPSVADRLFGRRVNAGGPDQRALGKIFDTPPEDSVKELTAGPPAPTDVTSPPGSGLLPLGEIGSPTAIPDPVSGFPGGIGTVVPPGTTAVTPGNPTTPGEQTPVPAVPEPQTWALMLLGFGLCGALLRRRREVSPAGFSGAARCGAA from the coding sequence TTGAACGATTATCTACAAATTCCCGACTTGCAAGTTCGCATCGCCCTCGGCAATCGAAGAGTGCTGCCAGTGGATCCGTTGTACCTCAGCGGGACATTAGCCACGTTTCCAACGAAACAAAAATCTTCACTAAATGTAATCTTTGCGGTAGCCAGAGGTGTGACCGTTATAAAAACCTTTCTGGGCTCGAGGATGCGCGTGGGGGCGACGGCAGTCGCTCTGCTTCTGCTCGCGACCATGTCGATGACCATCCCCGCCTTGAGCGGCGACGGCGGAACTCTGCTTGCCCAGACAACCGACGCGCTCGATCGCTTCGTCGGACGGTCGCCCGGCGAGCGCAGTGAGACCGATCTTTTGAAGGGCAAGGTTCGCAAAGGCCCGTCGGTCGCCGACCGTCTTTTTGGACGCCGAGTAAATGCAGGCGGTCCCGACCAGCGCGCATTGGGAAAAATCTTCGACACTCCGCCCGAGGACTCGGTGAAGGAACTGACTGCTGGTCCTCCCGCGCCGACGGACGTGACTTCGCCGCCGGGCTCGGGCTTGTTACCGCTTGGTGAGATCGGGAGCCCGACTGCCATTCCGGACCCTGTTTCCGGATTCCCTGGTGGCATCGGCACGGTAGTTCCTCCGGGGACGACGGCGGTTACTCCCGGCAACCCGACAACGCCGGGCGAACAAACTCCGGTTCCGGCCGTTCCCGAGCCGCAAACCTGGGCCTTGATGCTGCTCGGCTTCGGCCTTTGCGGCGCCCTTCTCCGCCGCCGCCGCGAAGTTTCCCCCGCGGGGTTTTCGGGCGCCGCACGATGCGGCGCGGCCTGA
- the xrtV gene encoding exosortase V — MATAADIEARPGLSGPFARNLSAGTIALALGALIFSIPTMLFVVRQSWTGEEGAHGPIVLVTGLWLLYRRWKEISHLAAPAASAPVWIMLAVLIPMQIFTRITQIVEIEGYLMYAILLVILYSLVGLEAIKKLWFPLFYLAFIFPPPETVVAFVTVPMKIWLSEAAIWFLDMFGYPIGGEGVRIFIGQYELLVAAACSGINSIISLSAISLFYIYMRHQAHWQYALLLVLLIVPVALVANFFRVLILILLTYHAGEAAAQGFLHNFAGILMFAIALVTIFALDIILKPLWDRYIGTTTEPSHG, encoded by the coding sequence ATGGCTACTGCCGCCGACATAGAAGCTCGACCGGGTCTTTCAGGTCCCTTTGCGCGAAACCTTTCGGCCGGGACGATCGCGCTCGCGCTCGGTGCCCTGATTTTCTCCATCCCCACGATGTTGTTCGTCGTACGCCAGTCGTGGACGGGTGAAGAGGGCGCCCACGGCCCTATCGTCCTGGTGACGGGCCTCTGGCTCCTTTATCGGCGTTGGAAAGAGATTTCGCATCTCGCCGCGCCCGCCGCGTCGGCGCCTGTCTGGATCATGCTCGCCGTTTTGATCCCGATGCAGATTTTTACCCGGATCACACAGATCGTCGAGATCGAAGGTTATCTCATGTACGCGATCCTGCTCGTGATCCTTTACAGCTTGGTCGGCCTCGAGGCGATCAAGAAGCTCTGGTTCCCTCTCTTCTATCTCGCCTTCATTTTCCCACCTCCTGAAACTGTCGTGGCGTTCGTAACCGTTCCCATGAAGATCTGGCTGTCCGAGGCAGCGATATGGTTCCTCGACATGTTCGGATATCCGATCGGCGGCGAAGGCGTGCGCATATTCATCGGACAATATGAGCTTCTGGTGGCAGCGGCCTGCTCGGGCATAAACTCCATTATCTCGCTTTCCGCGATTTCGCTCTTCTATATTTACATGCGGCATCAGGCTCACTGGCAGTATGCGCTGTTGCTTGTCCTCCTGATCGTTCCCGTCGCATTGGTGGCGAACTTCTTCCGCGTACTCATCCTCATCCTTCTGACCTATCATGCGGGCGAAGCGGCGGCGCAGGGCTTCCTGCACAACTTCGCTGGCATTTTGATGTTCGCGATCGCTCTGGTGACGATTTTCGCGCTCGATATCATCCTGAAGCCGCTGTGGGATCGTTACATTGGCACAACAACGGAGCCTTCCCATGGCTGA
- a CDS encoding WecB/TagA/CpsF family glycosyltransferase, with protein sequence MTVVYGPQCEFLGIRFDRLDPPAAAAEVLSLSTRSDFSYVVTPNVDHIVQLSSKDDPVLTMSYRDAALRLCDSRISSRLAYLSGIDLPVVTGSDLTADLLGQWLTREKLVVVGGDAKLHHALRLRYPLFHWQFYQPPMGVRHDAKARMEIAQFVEDAAADVVFFAIGAPQSEIVCAEILARGQARGVALCIGASLEFLTGAKTRAPRWMQRAGLEWLFRLGTEPRRLWRRYLVEGPKIFGIWRRWRKLNAALPRASSGSSVSGCE encoded by the coding sequence GTGACCGTCGTCTATGGACCACAATGCGAGTTCCTCGGAATTCGGTTCGATCGCCTGGACCCGCCGGCGGCGGCGGCAGAGGTCCTGTCGCTCTCCACCCGTAGCGATTTCTCTTATGTCGTGACGCCCAATGTCGATCATATCGTCCAGTTGAGCAGCAAGGACGATCCCGTGCTGACGATGAGTTATCGCGACGCTGCGCTGCGCCTCTGCGACAGCCGGATATCGTCGCGCCTCGCGTATCTGTCCGGAATAGACCTTCCGGTCGTGACAGGAAGCGATCTGACGGCGGATCTGCTGGGCCAATGGCTCACGCGCGAAAAGCTGGTGGTCGTCGGCGGCGATGCAAAGCTCCACCACGCACTCAGGTTGCGCTATCCGCTATTTCACTGGCAATTTTATCAACCCCCGATGGGGGTGCGCCACGACGCGAAGGCGCGCATGGAGATAGCGCAATTTGTTGAGGATGCCGCCGCGGATGTCGTCTTCTTCGCCATCGGTGCGCCGCAAAGCGAAATTGTTTGCGCCGAAATATTGGCGCGGGGCCAGGCCCGGGGCGTTGCGCTGTGCATCGGGGCTTCACTTGAATTCCTGACCGGCGCGAAAACGCGAGCGCCGCGCTGGATGCAGCGTGCGGGCTTGGAATGGCTGTTCAGGCTCGGCACCGAGCCGCGGCGTCTGTGGCGCCGCTACCTCGTCGAAGGGCCGAAGATATTCGGCATCTGGCGGCGGTGGCGCAAGCTCAACGCTGCTCTCCCTCGCGCTTCGTCCGGTTCCAGTGTGTCTGGCTGCGAGTAA